The following coding sequences are from one Paenibacillus sp. FSL R5-0912 window:
- the uraD gene encoding 2-oxo-4-hydroxy-4-carboxy-5-ureidoimidazoline decarboxylase has product MNTPADIVTLEQINSMEQPEFVESLGGIFEHSPWVAEGAYSERPFESVQQLHDTMVETARKADRSQVLALLRAHPDLATRLQVTPLSAAEQHGAGLDRLTPEEFKQLTKLNAAYTDKFQFPFILAVRGKNKDDIIKAIRERVDRSLQEEWDQALQEIGKITRFRLEDLLAEE; this is encoded by the coding sequence TTGAATACACCTGCGGATATTGTGACACTGGAACAGATCAACAGCATGGAACAACCGGAATTTGTAGAGAGCCTTGGTGGTATATTCGAACATTCGCCCTGGGTTGCGGAAGGCGCCTACAGTGAGCGTCCGTTTGAATCGGTGCAGCAGTTGCATGACACTATGGTGGAAACGGCACGGAAGGCGGATCGTAGCCAGGTACTTGCGCTGCTCCGAGCCCACCCTGATCTGGCAACAAGGCTGCAGGTCACTCCGCTATCGGCGGCAGAGCAGCACGGGGCCGGGCTGGACCGGCTGACACCGGAGGAATTCAAGCAGCTTACGAAGCTGAATGCCGCCTATACTGATAAATTCCAGTTCCCGTTCATTCTGGCTGTGCGCGGCAAAAATAAAGATGACATCATTAAGGCCATCCGTGAGCGGGTGGACCGAAGCTTGCAGGAAGAATGGGATCAGGCGCTGCAGGAAATCGGCAAGATTACCCGTTTCCGGCTGGAGGATCTGCTGGCGGAGGAATAG